A genomic segment from Saprospiraceae bacterium encodes:
- the dprA gene encoding DNA-processing protein DprA, producing MNDLLYKVALTMIPKVGAVTARNLISYCGSLEAVFTARKKELMRVPGVGEQLATNIRNPIVLEMADQELEYMEKAGIHAIFYLDKAYPDRLRHFPDSPILLYYKGTEDLNSLRTVAIIGTRKPSPYGIHACEELVEVLAPYKVTVISGLAYGIDVTAHRKSLELGIPTIGVLAHGLWKIYPSMHRSIARQMVDNGGLLSEYASQVEPLREHFPMRNRIVAGLCDALVVVETGRHGGSMITAQFANDYHKDVFAFPGRVTDAHAQGGNYLIKSHRAALMESATDLAYIMGWDKATQAQPLQQQLFVELTTDEKLVVDLLRKSDGASIDRLTYECKMTGSSMAAVLLNLEFKGMVKSLPGKRYMLL from the coding sequence ATGAATGACCTACTGTACAAAGTAGCACTGACCATGATCCCCAAAGTAGGAGCTGTGACAGCAAGAAACCTGATAAGCTATTGCGGTAGCCTGGAAGCTGTTTTCACCGCCAGGAAAAAGGAACTGATGCGTGTCCCCGGGGTAGGGGAGCAATTGGCCACCAATATAAGGAACCCAATCGTGCTGGAAATGGCAGATCAAGAGTTGGAGTACATGGAAAAAGCAGGTATCCACGCCATTTTCTACCTGGATAAAGCTTATCCTGATCGGCTTCGACATTTTCCTGATAGCCCCATTTTGTTGTATTACAAAGGGACCGAAGATCTCAATAGCCTTCGAACAGTTGCCATTATCGGTACCCGAAAGCCCAGCCCCTACGGCATCCATGCTTGCGAAGAGCTGGTTGAAGTGCTGGCCCCATATAAGGTGACCGTGATCAGTGGTTTGGCTTATGGCATTGATGTGACCGCCCACCGGAAAAGCCTGGAGCTAGGCATACCAACGATTGGCGTTCTGGCACATGGCTTATGGAAAATCTACCCATCCATGCATCGATCCATTGCGCGCCAGATGGTAGACAACGGCGGCTTGCTTAGTGAATATGCTAGTCAGGTAGAACCGCTCCGAGAGCATTTCCCCATGCGAAACCGTATTGTGGCCGGCCTATGTGATGCCTTGGTTGTGGTGGAAACAGGTAGACATGGCGGCTCCATGATCACGGCCCAATTTGCCAACGATTACCATAAAGATGTTTTTGCTTTTCCCGGTAGGGTGACGGATGCCCACGCCCAAGGAGGAAACTATTTGATTAAATCTCATCGAGCCGCTCTGATGGAAAGTGCAACGGATTTGGCTTATATCATGGGATGGGACAAAGCTACCCAGGCACAGCCATTACAACAACAACTATTTGTGGAATTGACGACAGATGAAAAATTAGTTGTAGATTTACTTCGTAAAAGTGATGGAGCTTCTATTGATAGACTAACCTACGAATGCAAAATGACAGGTAGTTCCATGGCGGCTGTTTTGCTGAATTTAGAGTTTAAAGGCATGGTGAAATCTTTGCCAGGTAAACGATATATGTTATTGTAA
- a CDS encoding alkaline phosphatase — MKQALFCTFFALFTLLACNPKPNVSIDQPIEPLIVPILKTHPRNIILMIGDGMGLTQITAGMYRNGNKLYLEQFPIIGLHKPYSANNLITDSAAGATAFAAGIKTNNGAIAVDRDTLAVPTILEEAELNGLATGMVTTSTVVHATPAAFIAHNISRNNFEQIAADFLKTDIDLFIGGGLKYFESRKDNRNLFKELQGKGYSISSYEDESFEEVVFDADKKLAYFTADADPKTVAQGRDYLPSASRAAANFLAKRSEKGFFLMIEGAQIDWGGHNKDSDYIISEMLDFNETIGNILQFAKEDGETLVIVTADHETGGYSINPGSTMEKIIPGFTSDYHTATLIPVFAFGPGSELFGGTYENTAIYDKMKKAFGF; from the coding sequence ATGAAACAAGCACTTTTTTGTACGTTTTTCGCCTTATTTACCCTTTTGGCTTGCAATCCCAAGCCAAATGTAAGCATAGATCAACCCATAGAGCCACTGATAGTACCAATCCTCAAAACGCACCCTCGCAATATTATTTTAATGATTGGAGATGGAATGGGGCTTACGCAAATTACAGCAGGAATGTACCGAAATGGTAATAAGCTTTATTTGGAACAATTTCCTATTATCGGTTTGCACAAACCTTATTCTGCTAATAACCTAATCACGGATTCGGCAGCTGGCGCTACCGCATTTGCTGCTGGGATAAAAACAAATAATGGTGCCATTGCTGTAGATAGAGATACCCTGGCGGTGCCAACGATCCTGGAGGAAGCTGAGCTTAATGGCTTAGCCACAGGTATGGTGACTACTTCAACCGTTGTTCATGCCACTCCTGCCGCTTTTATCGCTCATAATATTTCAAGAAATAACTTTGAACAAATTGCTGCAGATTTTCTTAAAACAGATATTGATCTCTTTATCGGTGGTGGGCTAAAATATTTTGAAAGCCGAAAAGATAATCGCAACTTGTTCAAAGAATTGCAGGGCAAGGGTTATAGCATTTCTAGTTATGAAGACGAATCTTTTGAAGAGGTCGTCTTTGATGCCGATAAAAAATTGGCCTATTTCACCGCCGACGCTGATCCAAAAACAGTCGCTCAGGGGCGGGATTATTTACCTTCTGCTTCTCGCGCTGCAGCCAATTTTCTAGCCAAACGAAGCGAAAAAGGGTTCTTCCTTATGATCGAAGGAGCTCAAATAGATTGGGGCGGACACAATAAAGACTCCGATTATATTATCAGCGAAATGCTAGATTTTAATGAAACGATAGGAAATATCCTCCAGTTTGCCAAGGAAGATGGAGAAACCCTGGTTATCGTAACCGCCGACCATGAAACGGGCGGATACTCTATTAATCCCGGCTCTACCATGGAAAAAATTATCCCAGGTTTTACCTCCGATTACCACACCGCCACCCTTATTCCTGTATTTGCTTTCGGCCCAGGATCCGAGTTATTCGGTGGCACCTATGAAAACACCGCTATCTACGATAAAATGAAAAAAGCCTTTGGTTTTTGA
- a CDS encoding nitrilase family protein, with translation MRTLNIAVAQFEPKDGDKAYNLSVIAQLAQQAKAKGAQVISFHEMCITAYTFFKDLHREEVVQLAEQVPNGPSVQTLIDIAAKQDMHILAGLVEIEADQLYNTYVCVNKNGLVAKFRKLHPFISPYLSPGKEYVTFQIEDWTCSILICYDNNIVENVRASTLLGAEVIFAPHVTGCTPSAMPGRGYVDHALWENRALDPVPLRMAFDGPKGRQWLLRWLPARAYDNGVYYVFTNPIGYDGEHLKNGNAMIIDPYGELVTEVKSFADDIGIATITSDKLTLAGGYRYRNARRPDLYRDIIGKDHHPTLQPIWMKHK, from the coding sequence ATGAGAACACTAAATATCGCAGTGGCCCAATTCGAGCCCAAAGATGGTGATAAGGCTTATAACCTCTCGGTCATCGCCCAGCTCGCCCAGCAAGCGAAAGCAAAAGGTGCACAAGTCATCAGTTTTCACGAAATGTGCATCACCGCCTATACCTTTTTTAAAGACTTGCATAGAGAAGAAGTCGTCCAATTGGCAGAGCAGGTTCCCAATGGACCAAGTGTGCAAACCTTGATTGACATAGCAGCTAAACAGGACATGCATATTCTGGCAGGCTTGGTCGAAATCGAAGCAGACCAGCTTTATAATACCTATGTTTGTGTCAATAAAAATGGCCTGGTCGCTAAATTCAGGAAACTGCACCCTTTTATTAGCCCCTACCTTTCACCCGGAAAGGAATATGTGACTTTCCAAATTGAAGACTGGACTTGTAGTATCCTGATTTGTTATGATAATAATATTGTGGAAAATGTAAGGGCAAGTACCTTACTTGGGGCAGAGGTCATTTTTGCACCCCATGTAACGGGCTGTACGCCCTCTGCTATGCCTGGCCGCGGTTATGTCGATCATGCTTTATGGGAAAACAGGGCACTCGACCCCGTTCCCCTGCGCATGGCATTCGACGGTCCCAAAGGCCGACAATGGCTCCTGCGCTGGCTGCCCGCCCGCGCCTATGACAATGGCGTTTACTACGTATTCACCAACCCCATCGGCTATGACGGCGAACACCTGAAAAATGGCAACGCCATGATCATCGATCCCTATGGTGAACTGGTTACTGAAGTGAAATCATTTGCGGATGATATAGGCATTGCTACCATTACCTCCGATAAATTGACCCTGGCTGGTGGCTATCGCTATCGGAATGCCCGCAGACCCGATTTGTACCGCGATATTATTGGTAAAGACCATCATCCTACCCTCCAACCTATATGGATGAAGCATAAATAA
- a CDS encoding sulfotransferase domain-containing protein: protein MMLNHVLILGCGRSGTSIFGEFFEHLPCYTYHSEPPYATLKTWSYATPTAIKVPKVSAAYPPSPGLSFPLADLLASIPDPKKIYWQIRHPLDTICSLKVGISRNWGHHPRPEDWQDWRSRPLIEQCAHHWNYLNTVGYQQVAHLVTVSRFENMIADPLGFAENIAQEIGLESPPYHSEIKDWARRVQNTNNENFIEAKTSRPYSTNDHNVKVGRWKENLSPEEIESIMPIIRQTMTQFGYSTITP from the coding sequence ATGATGCTTAACCACGTGCTTATCCTCGGCTGCGGCCGCAGCGGTACCTCCATTTTTGGCGAATTCTTCGAGCACCTTCCTTGTTACACCTACCACAGTGAACCGCCTTATGCCACGCTGAAAACATGGAGCTACGCCACACCAACGGCCATAAAAGTACCCAAAGTCTCGGCTGCTTATCCGCCAAGTCCAGGCCTTTCCTTCCCTTTGGCAGATTTGTTAGCAAGCATCCCTGATCCCAAGAAAATCTATTGGCAGATTCGCCACCCCCTCGACACCATTTGCTCCCTCAAGGTGGGCATCTCCCGCAACTGGGGCCACCACCCCCGCCCGGAGGATTGGCAAGACTGGCGCTCCCGACCCCTCATTGAACAATGCGCTCACCATTGGAATTACCTCAATACTGTTGGATATCAACAAGTCGCCCACTTGGTGACTGTTTCTCGCTTCGAAAATATGATCGCTGATCCATTGGGCTTTGCAGAGAATATAGCCCAAGAAATTGGGCTGGAAAGTCCTCCTTATCATTCCGAAATAAAAGACTGGGCTCGTCGTGTCCAAAACACGAATAATGAAAATTTTATTGAAGCGAAGACCTCAAGGCCCTATTCTACTAATGACCATAATGTAAAAGTGGGCCGCTGGAAGGAAAATCTAAGCCCCGAAGAGATAGAAAGCATTATGCCTATCATCAGACAGACGATGACTCAATTCGGTTACTCAACGATCACCCCTTAA
- the lipA gene encoding lipoyl synthase, producing MLELPIVEPGELRKKKPEWLRVKLPIGPNYKKVRSLVDEYNLHTICQSGSCPNMGECWGAGTATFMILGNTCTRSCSFCAVKTGRPSEYDEDEPRRVAEAIQLMQVKHAVITSVNRDELKDRGAEIWYQTIRAIKTASPTTTIETLIPDVKANWEALERMISAGQEIVSHNMETVERLYRKVRPQGKYARSLEQIKRIKEYGKRTKTGFMVGLGETEEEVFKIMDDLLAHGCDVVTIGQYLQPTKMHLEVAEFVHPDQFAKYKEVGLAKGFNFVESGPLVRSSYHAERHI from the coding sequence ATGCTAGAATTGCCGATTGTAGAACCAGGAGAACTGCGTAAAAAGAAGCCAGAGTGGTTGAGGGTAAAACTTCCTATTGGGCCCAATTATAAAAAAGTCCGCTCTTTAGTGGACGAATATAACCTCCATACGATTTGTCAAAGCGGTAGTTGCCCAAATATGGGCGAATGTTGGGGTGCCGGAACCGCCACCTTTATGATTCTCGGTAATACTTGTACCCGCTCGTGTTCTTTTTGTGCTGTAAAAACAGGGCGACCCTCAGAATATGACGAAGATGAGCCAAGAAGAGTGGCTGAGGCGATTCAATTAATGCAAGTAAAACATGCTGTTATTACTTCCGTTAACCGAGATGAGTTGAAAGATCGTGGTGCCGAAATATGGTACCAAACCATTCGAGCGATCAAAACAGCCAGTCCTACCACAACAATAGAGACCTTAATTCCTGATGTTAAAGCCAATTGGGAAGCCCTGGAACGCATGATTAGTGCCGGTCAGGAAATTGTCTCCCACAATATGGAAACGGTTGAGCGACTTTATCGCAAGGTGCGCCCACAGGGCAAGTACGCCCGCAGTCTGGAGCAAATCAAGCGAATCAAGGAATACGGCAAAAGGACTAAAACGGGTTTCATGGTCGGACTAGGCGAAACGGAAGAAGAAGTCTTCAAGATCATGGACGACCTGCTGGCCCACGGCTGTGACGTGGTCACCATCGGGCAATACCTTCAACCTACCAAAATGCATTTGGAGGTAGCAGAATTTGTGCATCCAGATCAATTTGCCAAATACAAGGAAGTAGGCCTAGCTAAAGGTTTCAACTTTGTTGAAAGCGGGCCCTTAGTTCGATCTTCTTATCATGCAGAGCGACATATTTAA
- a CDS encoding polysaccharide deacetylase family protein, translating to MLIYARKNSPRLNYTLNVLFKNLLSLEYTLVNDFLFYQEADGPKIHYGENKWEGDMVFLHAMPLLFEEGINPNVPICIWINEKPALFPAGEESDWPFDLLAMLFYLLSRYEEYLPFNADQYGRFPATESIAYQQHFLNRPILNEWVVSFRAFLQKKWPSLSFPVPEYTFQLTYDIDMAWAYLHRPWWRLLGGGVLQLLRGQWQAFMERWMVVSGKKEDPYFVFNYLEKMTEKYNLSPLYFWLLGDPGRYDINPSPSIPAFRRLIQSVSGSNRVGIHPSFASNNKEGQLGIEIKRLEEMTKTPVKRSRQHFLILSFPVTYRQLVQQGIKADYSMGYADQTGFRAGIASAFPWYDLENETITSLIIHPFMVMDVSLKQYLGLSPKAAIQQTQDLVKITRAVGGTFTLLWHNSSFAPLLGWNDWQTVFEEIVAFANSENL from the coding sequence ATGTTAATTTATGCACGGAAAAATAGTCCTCGGCTAAATTATACCCTGAACGTCCTTTTTAAAAACCTCCTGTCCTTAGAATATACGTTGGTAAATGATTTTTTGTTTTACCAGGAGGCCGACGGACCCAAAATCCACTACGGAGAAAACAAATGGGAGGGTGATATGGTTTTCCTGCATGCTATGCCCTTGCTCTTTGAAGAGGGAATTAACCCTAATGTCCCTATTTGTATATGGATCAATGAAAAACCGGCCCTTTTTCCAGCTGGCGAAGAAAGCGACTGGCCATTTGACCTCCTGGCGATGCTGTTTTACTTGCTGAGCCGATATGAAGAATACCTGCCTTTTAACGCAGACCAATATGGCCGATTTCCGGCTACTGAAAGTATTGCCTACCAACAGCACTTTCTAAACAGGCCAATTCTCAATGAATGGGTGGTTTCATTTCGTGCTTTTTTACAGAAAAAATGGCCATCCTTAAGCTTCCCTGTTCCTGAATATACCTTTCAATTGACCTACGATATTGATATGGCCTGGGCCTACCTTCATCGGCCTTGGTGGCGCTTATTGGGAGGTGGGGTTTTGCAACTACTCCGCGGGCAGTGGCAGGCTTTTATGGAGCGTTGGATGGTCGTGTCAGGAAAAAAAGAAGACCCTTACTTTGTGTTTAATTACCTGGAAAAAATGACCGAAAAATACAATCTTAGCCCCCTCTACTTTTGGCTCCTCGGAGACCCCGGTCGCTACGACATCAACCCCTCTCCAAGTATCCCCGCTTTTCGTCGCTTAATCCAGTCCGTTAGCGGATCAAACCGGGTTGGTATCCATCCTTCCTTTGCATCTAATAATAAAGAAGGACAATTAGGCATAGAAATTAAAAGACTTGAGGAGATGACCAAAACGCCAGTAAAACGAAGCAGGCAACATTTTCTAATCTTATCATTTCCGGTGACCTATCGCCAATTGGTTCAACAGGGGATCAAGGCTGATTACTCGATGGGATATGCAGACCAAACTGGCTTTAGAGCAGGCATCGCCAGCGCTTTTCCCTGGTATGACCTGGAAAACGAAACCATTACTTCCCTCATAATCCATCCTTTTATGGTAATGGATGTAAGCCTTAAACAATACTTGGGCTTATCCCCCAAGGCAGCCATTCAGCAAACCCAAGATTTGGTGAAAATCACCAGAGCCGTGGGGGGAACCTTCACCTTGTTATGGCACAATAGCTCTTTTGCTCCATTATTGGGATGGAATGACTGGCAAACTGTTTTTGAAGAGATCGTTGCATTTGCTAATAGTGAAAACCTATAA
- the upp gene encoding uracil phosphoribosyltransferase has translation MIFNLADHQTIGNRFVSELRDVHIQKDRMRFRRNLERIGEVLAYEISKTLTYKQKEVETPLGVALVNLPTDRIVLGTILRAGLPMHQGMLNVFDDADNAFISAYRMHHKDGTFEIKMEYVSCPDLTDSILILTDPMLATGASISIALEGLQGFGTPKALHFATAIASENGINHIQRHFPKARLWMGAIDAELTAKSYIVPGLGDAGDLCFGTKLQD, from the coding sequence ATGATTTTTAACCTGGCAGACCACCAAACGATAGGCAATAGATTTGTTTCAGAATTGCGAGATGTCCATATCCAAAAAGACCGGATGCGTTTTCGACGCAACCTGGAGCGAATTGGAGAAGTCCTGGCTTACGAGATCAGTAAAACATTGACTTATAAACAAAAAGAGGTAGAAACCCCTTTGGGGGTGGCCTTGGTCAATTTACCAACTGATAGAATCGTTTTAGGAACCATCTTAAGGGCTGGCCTGCCAATGCACCAGGGGATGCTCAACGTATTTGATGATGCAGACAATGCCTTTATTTCTGCTTACCGAATGCACCACAAGGATGGAACTTTTGAGATAAAGATGGAATATGTTTCTTGTCCTGACCTAACGGATAGTATTCTAATTCTGACAGATCCCATGTTGGCTACTGGTGCCTCAATTTCTATCGCCCTGGAAGGTCTGCAAGGGTTCGGTACCCCCAAAGCGCTCCATTTTGCTACAGCCATTGCCTCCGAAAATGGCATCAACCATATCCAACGGCACTTTCCCAAGGCACGCCTTTGGATGGGCGCCATTGATGCTGAGCTGACGGCCAAATCTTATATCGTTCCGGGACTTGGTGATGCTGGTGACCTTTGTTTCGGTACAAAATTGCAAGATTAA